A window of Psychromonas sp. CNPT3 contains these coding sequences:
- a CDS encoding dipeptide ABC transporter ATP-binding protein, translating into MSLLEVKNLCIEYPSRHGVHRAVNSLSFNIERGEIVGVVGESGAGKSTVGNAIIDLLSPPGVISGGEVYLDGEKISGLSNNEMRKVRGSKIGFIFQDPMTSLNPLFTIEKQITETILANLDVSKEEAYTRALSLLEQVGISEPELRIKQYPHQFSGGMRQRVVIAIALCGEPDLIIADEPTTALDVSIQDQILTLIRNLCVEKNVGCMLVTHDMGVVSNITDKIAVMYRGELVEFGNTKDVLDDPTHDYTRSLISAVPRSDVKQHRFPLVSYIEDAEPLPELDIKTHWLGQGEAQREYTGALLNVDNVSLRFLTKDSFFPSRREYVQASNKVSFHINEGETFGLVGESGSGKSTIARVIAGLYAPDEGNITFEGIDLSALKSESERRPFRRQMQMIFQNPYTSMNPRMKIFNIIAEPIRFHNLASSEAQVRQIVHDLLDHVGLGRMAGLKYPHEFSGGQRQRISIARALATRPRLLICDEPTSALDVSVQAQILNLLKDLQDELNLTMLFISHDLPVIRQMCDRVGVMQQGTLLEVAETEKLFTQPEHPYSQHLISLMPEFKGLKVK; encoded by the coding sequence ATGTCTTTATTGGAAGTAAAAAATCTTTGCATTGAATACCCATCTCGTCATGGTGTTCATCGCGCGGTCAATTCTCTCTCGTTTAATATCGAGCGAGGTGAAATTGTTGGCGTAGTTGGTGAATCAGGCGCGGGGAAATCTACCGTTGGCAACGCAATCATTGATCTTCTGAGCCCTCCCGGTGTTATTTCTGGTGGCGAGGTTTATTTAGATGGCGAAAAGATTTCAGGTCTAAGTAATAATGAAATGCGCAAAGTGCGTGGCTCAAAAATTGGTTTTATCTTTCAAGATCCAATGACCTCATTAAACCCCCTATTTACCATTGAAAAACAAATCACCGAAACTATCCTTGCCAATTTAGATGTCAGTAAAGAAGAAGCTTATACTCGCGCGCTCTCTCTTTTAGAGCAAGTTGGCATCAGTGAGCCTGAACTACGAATTAAACAATATCCACATCAATTTTCAGGGGGAATGCGCCAACGTGTTGTTATTGCCATCGCCCTTTGTGGTGAGCCCGATCTTATCATTGCAGATGAACCAACGACCGCACTCGATGTGTCTATTCAAGATCAAATATTAACCTTGATCCGTAATTTATGTGTTGAGAAAAATGTAGGTTGTATGTTAGTAACCCATGATATGGGCGTCGTATCTAACATCACCGATAAAATTGCCGTGATGTACCGTGGCGAACTCGTTGAATTTGGTAATACCAAAGATGTACTTGATGATCCCACACATGATTACACACGTAGCCTTATTTCTGCCGTCCCTCGCTCTGATGTAAAACAGCATCGATTTCCTTTGGTGAGTTATATTGAAGATGCAGAGCCACTGCCTGAGCTTGATATCAAAACACATTGGTTAGGCCAAGGTGAAGCGCAACGTGAATATACGGGTGCTTTGCTGAATGTTGACAATGTCAGCCTGCGTTTTTTAACCAAAGATTCTTTTTTCCCAAGTCGCCGTGAATATGTACAAGCATCAAATAAAGTAAGCTTTCATATCAATGAGGGTGAGACCTTTGGTTTGGTGGGCGAATCAGGCTCAGGAAAATCAACCATTGCACGCGTCATTGCCGGTTTATATGCCCCAGATGAAGGCAACATCACCTTTGAAGGTATCGATTTAAGCGCCTTAAAATCAGAATCTGAGCGTCGTCCTTTTAGACGTCAAATGCAAATGATCTTTCAAAACCCTTATACGTCAATGAACCCACGTATGAAGATTTTTAATATTATTGCAGAGCCAATTCGCTTTCATAATTTAGCGTCAAGTGAGGCGCAAGTACGTCAAATCGTACATGACTTATTAGATCACGTAGGTTTAGGACGCATGGCAGGCCTTAAATATCCACATGAATTTTCCGGTGGTCAGCGTCAACGTATTTCTATTGCGCGTGCATTAGCAACGCGCCCACGTCTGCTTATTTGTGATGAGCCAACATCCGCTTTGGACGTTTCTGTGCAAGCTCAGATATTAAATCTTCTGAAAGATTTACAAGACGAATTAAACTTAACCATGTTATTTATTAGCCATGATTTACCTGTTATCCGCCAAATGTGTGATCGCGTCGGCGTTATGCAACAAGGTACTTTATTAGAAGTGGCTGAAACAGAAAAACTATTCACCCAACCTGAACATCCCTACAGCCAGCATTTAATATCACTAATGCCTGAATTTAAAGGACTGAAAGTAAAGTAA
- a CDS encoding ABC transporter substrate-binding protein: MKFLKTKLAIAILATGLSFSSVAADITVAYDADPVSLDPHEQLSGGIIQMSHLLFDPLVRFTKTFEFESRLATSWERVDDTTFRFHLREGVKFHSGNLLTADDVLWTFERLRSSSDFKAIFSPYEKMTKIDDHTIEIKSFKPFPLVLQTATYIFPMDKKFYTGDFNGKKKSAIVKNGSSYASTHVSGTGPFIVTEREQGIKVVFTRFADYWDTKSPGNVDKMTLVPIKENATRVAALLSGDVDIIQPVAPNDQKRVISTKNIDLITVDGTRLISFQLNQKSNPALKDVRVRQAIVYAVNNAAIVKKIMKGFATTASQQSPSGYTGHNDSLVPRYDLKKAKQLMIDAGYEKGFKLTMMAPSNRYVNDAQIAQAVASMLAKIGIKVDLKTMPKAQYWPEFDLCSADMMMIGWHSDTEDSANFSEFLTMTRNEKTGKGAYNCGYYSNPKVDQLVTDANSETDPAKRSKMLQDVEEILYNDAAFVPLHWQNLAWGAKSNIDLTPIVSALNFPYYGDLVVK, encoded by the coding sequence ATGAAATTTTTGAAAACGAAACTTGCGATTGCCATACTCGCCACTGGGCTCAGTTTTTCTAGTGTCGCAGCAGATATAACCGTTGCATATGATGCAGATCCAGTTTCACTTGATCCCCATGAGCAATTATCTGGCGGTATCATACAAATGTCGCACCTTTTATTTGATCCATTAGTGCGCTTTACTAAGACTTTTGAATTTGAAAGCCGTCTTGCGACATCATGGGAACGCGTTGACGATACTACTTTCCGTTTTCACTTACGTGAAGGTGTAAAATTTCATTCTGGTAACTTATTAACAGCAGATGATGTACTTTGGACATTTGAAAGACTACGTAGTTCTTCAGATTTTAAAGCTATTTTTTCTCCTTATGAAAAAATGACGAAAATTGATGATCACACGATTGAAATCAAATCATTTAAGCCTTTCCCTCTCGTGTTACAAACAGCCACTTATATTTTCCCAATGGATAAAAAATTCTATACTGGTGATTTTAACGGTAAAAAGAAAAGTGCCATTGTTAAAAATGGTAGTTCTTACGCATCAACACATGTTTCAGGTACAGGGCCGTTTATCGTAACGGAAAGAGAACAAGGCATTAAAGTTGTGTTTACGCGCTTTGCCGATTACTGGGATACTAAATCACCTGGTAATGTTGATAAAATGACATTGGTTCCGATCAAAGAAAATGCGACCCGCGTTGCTGCATTGCTTTCAGGCGATGTTGATATTATTCAACCTGTTGCACCAAATGATCAAAAACGCGTGATCAGCACTAAAAATATTGATTTGATCACGGTAGATGGTACGCGTCTTATTTCGTTCCAACTAAACCAAAAAAGTAACCCTGCCCTTAAAGATGTACGCGTGCGTCAAGCCATCGTTTATGCGGTTAATAATGCAGCTATCGTTAAAAAAATCATGAAAGGTTTTGCAACAACAGCCTCTCAGCAAAGTCCGTCTGGCTACACGGGTCACAATGACAGCCTTGTGCCGCGTTATGATCTTAAAAAAGCAAAACAGTTAATGATTGATGCAGGTTATGAAAAAGGCTTTAAATTAACCATGATGGCGCCAAGTAACCGTTATGTTAATGATGCTCAAATCGCCCAAGCCGTGGCTTCGATGCTTGCTAAAATTGGTATTAAAGTTGATCTAAAAACCATGCCTAAAGCACAGTACTGGCCTGAGTTTGATTTATGTTCTGCCGATATGATGATGATTGGTTGGCATTCAGACACAGAAGATTCAGCTAACTTCTCTGAATTTTTAACCATGACACGTAATGAGAAAACAGGCAAAGGGGCTTATAACTGTGGTTATTACTCTAACCCTAAAGTGGATCAATTAGTGACAGATGCAAACTCTGAAACTGATCCAGCAAAACGCAGCAAGATGTTACAAGATGTAGAAGAAATTCTTTATAACGATGCGGCTTTTGTACCTTTACATTGGCAAAATCTGGCTTGGGGCGCAAAATCAAACATTGATCTTACACCTATCGTCAGTGCACTTAACTTCCCTTATTACGGCGACTTAGTCGTAAAATAA
- a CDS encoding DUF3087 domain-containing protein, translated as MLLKKINKTRYRRHLNIIIVGCIVFLTVFSLLSAQILISLLSDAQSPHFYHNLGGLVLSALLLGGLLSHYKQHEFMHEVAYVWDLKQQLNKITRKLHRIEKAAREGDENAMLALHFSYTGSAQLWQLDDNNITLEELEKSKQQLQQLCDQYNVQLNIDQYHMRLLKKY; from the coding sequence ATGTTATTAAAAAAAATCAATAAAACACGTTATCGTCGGCACCTCAATATTATAATAGTAGGCTGCATTGTATTTTTAACGGTTTTTAGCTTATTAAGTGCACAAATATTAATCTCTTTATTGAGTGATGCACAAAGCCCACATTTTTATCATAATTTAGGGGGATTGGTGTTGAGTGCATTATTACTTGGTGGGTTATTGTCTCATTATAAGCAACATGAATTTATGCATGAAGTCGCTTATGTTTGGGATTTAAAACAACAATTAAATAAAATCACTCGAAAATTACATCGTATAGAGAAAGCTGCTCGGGAGGGGGATGAAAATGCGATGCTTGCCTTACATTTTAGTTACACGGGCTCCGCACAACTTTGGCAGTTAGATGATAACAATATTACGCTTGAGGAGCTTGAAAAGAGCAAGCAACAATTACAACAATTATGCGATCAATATAATGTGCAATTAAATATCGATCAGTACCATATGCGCTTATTAAAAAAGTATTAA
- a CDS encoding FecCD family ABC transporter permease — MRQLSYKDETLNTSAQYQQRTLKKIRLIGIIMALLFISVLFDISTGPGNFPLSTVLDVLWDKASHGIILEVIIWDHRMPVALTALIVGAMLGMAGALMQTILNNPLAEPFTLGISSAASFGAALAIVFGVGLTPNIGSLLVTVNAFIFALCTCGALLAMTRVKGVGTQTIVLFGIAIFFAFNAMLAMMEYSASETQLQRIIFWMLGSLGRASWQQLGMGSLMMLIILPFCMSRTWRLTALRLGDESAMSMGVDVKRLRIEMLICISLLAATSVAFVGIIGFVGLVGPHIARMLVGEDQRYFLPLSAMLGATMLSLTSIVSKSITPGIIYPVGIITALIGVPIFLIIIMRHSKERF, encoded by the coding sequence ATGCGCCAATTAAGTTATAAAGATGAAACCTTAAACACCTCCGCTCAATACCAGCAACGCACACTAAAAAAAATACGCCTGATAGGCATCATTATGGCACTCTTATTTATCAGTGTTTTATTTGATATCTCCACAGGCCCCGGGAATTTTCCTTTAAGCACCGTGCTCGACGTCCTTTGGGATAAAGCCTCGCACGGCATTATTCTTGAAGTGATTATATGGGATCATCGTATGCCCGTTGCTCTGACGGCTCTTATCGTTGGCGCAATGCTCGGTATGGCAGGGGCATTGATGCAAACTATTTTAAATAACCCTCTGGCAGAGCCTTTTACATTAGGGATTTCATCAGCTGCTAGTTTCGGTGCTGCACTTGCTATTGTTTTTGGCGTCGGTTTAACGCCAAATATTGGATCCTTATTGGTTACCGTCAATGCCTTTATTTTCGCGCTCTGTACATGCGGTGCATTACTTGCGATGACGCGCGTCAAAGGGGTAGGAACACAAACGATTGTATTATTTGGTATTGCAATATTTTTTGCCTTTAATGCCATGCTCGCCATGATGGAATACTCCGCATCAGAAACTCAGTTACAACGTATTATTTTTTGGATGTTAGGCTCACTGGGTCGCGCTAGTTGGCAACAACTTGGCATGGGCAGTTTAATGATGCTGATAATTTTACCTTTTTGTATGTCTCGCACATGGCGGCTCACAGCTCTTCGCTTGGGGGATGAAAGTGCAATGAGTATGGGCGTCGATGTGAAAAGATTACGCATTGAAATGTTGATATGTATTTCACTGCTGGCAGCAACTTCGGTGGCCTTTGTCGGCATTATTGGCTTTGTCGGCCTCGTCGGCCCCCATATTGCGCGCATGCTAGTGGGTGAAGATCAGCGCTACTTTTTACCCTTATCTGCGATGCTTGGGGCTACCATGTTATCTCTTACCTCCATTGTCAGTAAAAGCATAACACCGGGAATAATTTATCCCGTCGGAATTATTACTGCCTTGATTGGAGTGCCTATTTTCTTGATCATCATAATGCGACATTCTAAGGAGCGTTTCTAA
- a CDS encoding ABC transporter permease, which translates to MNSTLTDNNESISAFTRFKNSDFIYYFLKDKTAMLSFAFFLAFLMAAIFAPLIAPTNPYDLMSIDLMDSELPPSWLVDGDERFLLGTDDQGRDILSTILYGSRLSLTIGFCAVALQLVLGIIIGLSSGYFGGKIDSFLMRFADVQLSFSTMMVAIIFSAIFKATFGAEFYSEYAVLILVIIIGVAEWPQYARTIRASVLAERNKEYVEAAKVMGLDSFRIMFRHILPNCLSPILVISTVQIANAIMSEAALSFLGLGLPIDQPSLGALISTGFKYIFSGQWWITAFPGVVLISLVLVINLLGDWLRDVFNPKIYKG; encoded by the coding sequence ATGAATTCCACACTTACCGACAATAACGAGTCTATTAGCGCTTTTACTCGTTTTAAAAACTCAGATTTTATCTATTATTTTCTAAAAGATAAAACCGCGATGCTAAGCTTTGCTTTTTTCTTAGCCTTTTTAATGGCAGCGATCTTTGCACCTTTGATCGCGCCAACCAATCCTTATGATCTTATGAGTATTGATCTGATGGACTCAGAGCTTCCACCCTCTTGGCTTGTGGATGGTGATGAACGCTTTTTATTAGGCACCGACGATCAAGGTCGTGATATTTTATCAACTATTTTGTATGGATCTCGTTTATCATTAACCATTGGTTTTTGTGCCGTTGCATTACAATTAGTACTGGGTATTATTATTGGCCTTTCTTCCGGCTACTTTGGTGGCAAGATAGACAGTTTCTTAATGCGTTTTGCAGATGTACAACTGTCTTTTTCAACCATGATGGTCGCCATTATTTTCTCCGCTATTTTTAAAGCAACCTTTGGCGCTGAATTTTATTCCGAATATGCGGTGCTGATACTGGTTATTATCATTGGTGTTGCCGAATGGCCACAATATGCACGTACTATTCGAGCATCGGTATTAGCTGAGCGTAATAAAGAATATGTAGAAGCAGCTAAAGTGATGGGACTTGACTCTTTTCGTATTATGTTCCGTCATATACTGCCTAATTGTCTCTCTCCTATTCTAGTGATTTCAACGGTGCAAATTGCCAATGCAATCATGTCAGAAGCTGCCCTCTCATTTTTAGGCCTTGGTTTACCTATTGACCAGCCTTCATTAGGCGCTTTAATAAGTACTGGTTTTAAATATATCTTCTCAGGACAATGGTGGATAACCGCATTCCCGGGTGTCGTTCTTATCAGTTTAGTGTTGGTTATTAACCTTCTTGGCGACTGGTTACGTGATGTGTTTAACCCAAAAATCTATAAAGGCTAA
- a CDS encoding ABC transporter ATP-binding protein, translating to MSLILNNLSVSYARQQVLKGASIESLNSGSFTCLLGPNAAGKSTLFKAIAGLVKLDSGKIFLHGADVSSFSRKERAQKIAYLPQSFHSNVSLTVYESILLSLKHQSNWRVKQTDLLAVAAILEQLCITKLADVDICNLSGGQQQMVAMARVLVRSPEVILLDEPTSALDLHYQLSILSVVKELTISKNMITVAALHDLNLASKFCDQLALLSAGKIQIQGTPESVLGSPILAEAYKVNTTLESTSNGQLYVDAQLKQL from the coding sequence ATGAGTTTAATATTAAATAATTTAAGTGTTAGCTACGCTCGCCAGCAAGTTTTAAAGGGAGCCTCAATAGAAAGCTTAAATTCTGGCTCATTTACTTGCTTACTCGGGCCCAATGCTGCGGGAAAATCAACATTATTTAAAGCGATTGCAGGCCTGGTTAAATTAGATTCAGGTAAGATTTTTTTACACGGCGCCGATGTTTCATCTTTTAGTCGAAAAGAGCGCGCACAAAAAATAGCCTATTTACCGCAGTCTTTTCATTCAAATGTGTCATTAACCGTGTATGAAAGTATTTTACTTTCATTAAAGCACCAATCCAATTGGCGCGTAAAGCAAACCGATTTACTTGCCGTCGCAGCCATCTTAGAACAGCTTTGTATCACAAAATTAGCGGATGTAGATATATGTAATTTAAGTGGTGGTCAGCAACAAATGGTCGCGATGGCAAGAGTGTTAGTACGCTCCCCTGAAGTTATCCTACTTGATGAGCCTACCAGCGCCTTAGATTTACATTATCAACTGTCTATTTTATCGGTGGTCAAAGAGCTCACGATCAGCAAAAACATGATCACGGTGGCAGCCTTGCATGACTTAAATTTAGCATCTAAGTTTTGCGACCAACTCGCTCTTTTAAGTGCAGGAAAAATACAAATACAAGGCACGCCGGAAAGCGTACTCGGCTCACCCATATTAGCGGAGGCCTATAAAGTTAACACGACGTTAGAGTCAACCTCAAACGGTCAGCTGTATGTTGATGCTCAACTAAAACAATTATAA
- a CDS encoding exoribonuclease II yields MFQNNALLSQLKEQIQKDIPKRQGIVKATDRGYGFLETDKGKRFFIAPQEMKKVLHGDQIIALIRTSGEKTSAEPIQLKNTGTDVFIAKLIIKAQKISIQANNPLLKGFFKIQGGQKLVAQGYQDGDWVKVKLLKHALQDNGFLTEVIAKVADVNDPFAYRLIAAATYHLPCTAPDFDTPTDILDKELPREDLSDLPFFTIDGVNTQDMDDALYIEENESGWKLTIAISDPSAYVQTESDIDIEAKNRAFTLYLPNFNVPMLPRELCESLCSLKEGEKRATLCCQLLISKQGEIIGEAKIFAAWIKSHYRLNYNDVSDYLENEDAQWQASPVLAKQLHILNEATQQRLLWRTENNIVFKNQPDYTLKLNNKGAVYEILCEPRRTANRLVEESMIAANICIGDFLAKYKQQGVFNTHSGIASDRLEKAVSLLQEYDIVYDSETLASLEGYTKMRQQVALLNNSYLDHRLRKLLAYADCKNTPEAHFTMGVSHYATWTSPIRKYGDLLNHRLIKSILLEQDDIVIDDNIGQLLNEARKAQRLAERDVNNHLYGQYFKDQVQSQWKFKAEIFDIIKAGIRVRIQENGATFFIPCSLLCKDSQYAKQIDCNREQGKVFIAEQTELQLGDVIDVMLHNIKIETGQLIGKLAEPLSIPV; encoded by the coding sequence ATGTTTCAAAACAATGCGCTGCTTAGTCAATTAAAAGAACAGATTCAAAAAGATATCCCTAAACGTCAAGGGATTGTTAAAGCAACCGATCGTGGCTATGGCTTTTTAGAAACAGATAAAGGAAAACGTTTTTTTATTGCGCCACAAGAAATGAAAAAAGTACTGCATGGCGATCAAATCATCGCATTGATCCGCACATCTGGTGAAAAAACAAGTGCAGAGCCTATTCAACTAAAAAATACTGGCACTGATGTTTTTATTGCAAAGCTTATTATCAAAGCACAAAAAATATCAATTCAAGCGAACAATCCGCTACTCAAAGGTTTTTTTAAAATACAGGGTGGTCAAAAGTTAGTTGCTCAAGGCTATCAAGATGGCGATTGGGTAAAAGTAAAGTTGCTTAAACATGCTTTACAAGACAATGGTTTTTTAACTGAAGTCATCGCAAAAGTCGCAGATGTTAATGATCCCTTTGCATATCGCCTAATTGCTGCTGCTACTTATCACTTACCATGCACGGCCCCTGACTTTGATACGCCTACCGATATTCTTGATAAAGAGTTGCCTCGAGAAGATCTTAGCGACCTGCCCTTTTTTACAATTGATGGCGTTAATACACAAGATATGGATGATGCTCTCTATATTGAAGAAAATGAGAGTGGTTGGAAACTTACCATCGCCATCTCAGATCCTTCGGCTTACGTTCAAACGGAAAGCGACATTGATATTGAGGCTAAAAACCGCGCGTTCACCTTATACTTACCCAACTTTAATGTCCCCATGTTGCCAAGGGAACTTTGTGAGAGTTTATGCTCTTTAAAAGAAGGAGAGAAACGCGCCACATTATGCTGTCAACTTTTGATAAGTAAACAGGGTGAAATTATTGGCGAAGCTAAAATATTTGCAGCCTGGATCAAATCCCATTATCGCTTAAATTATAATGATGTCTCCGACTATTTAGAAAATGAAGATGCGCAGTGGCAAGCCTCGCCCGTATTAGCCAAACAACTACATATTTTAAATGAAGCCACGCAACAACGTTTATTGTGGCGCACAGAAAATAATATTGTTTTCAAAAACCAGCCGGATTACACCTTAAAACTGAATAACAAAGGCGCGGTTTATGAGATCCTTTGTGAGCCGAGACGCACGGCAAACCGCCTCGTTGAAGAGTCGATGATCGCGGCCAATATTTGTATTGGTGATTTTTTAGCAAAATATAAACAACAAGGTGTTTTTAACACCCATTCGGGGATCGCGAGCGACCGCTTAGAAAAGGCCGTCTCCTTATTGCAAGAATATGACATAGTTTATGACAGTGAAACCTTAGCGAGTCTTGAAGGCTATACTAAAATGCGCCAGCAAGTCGCGCTACTCAATAATAGTTATTTAGATCATCGCCTGCGTAAATTATTGGCTTATGCTGATTGTAAAAACACGCCAGAGGCGCATTTTACAATGGGTGTTTCCCATTATGCTACTTGGACATCACCTATCCGTAAATACGGCGACCTACTCAACCATCGTTTAATTAAATCTATTTTGTTAGAGCAAGATGATATCGTTATCGATGACAATATTGGCCAATTACTCAATGAAGCACGTAAAGCGCAACGCCTTGCTGAAAGAGATGTGAATAACCACCTTTATGGGCAATACTTTAAAGATCAAGTGCAATCACAATGGAAATTTAAAGCAGAAATTTTTGATATTATAAAAGCGGGGATCCGTGTACGTATCCAAGAAAATGGTGCGACCTTCTTTATTCCCTGCAGCTTGCTTTGTAAAGACAGTCAATATGCAAAACAAATTGACTGTAATCGAGAGCAAGGCAAGGTTTTCATTGCGGAGCAAACAGAGTTGCAACTTGGCGATGTTATTGACGTTATGCTACATAATATCAAAATTGAAACAGGCCAACTTATTGGTAAACTTGCCGAGCCATTAAGCATCCCCGTTTAA
- a CDS encoding ABC transporter permease has product MLTFLGKRLLQALIVMFVISLVAFAIQDNLGDPLREMVGQSVSMAERQALRDEMGLNDPYLTKYSRFIGNAMHGDLGTSYFFKKPVVDIILDKLQATLELVFGAALIILFVAIPLGVYSAIHPKNITTKLIMTFSSLGISVPVFLTAIMLMYVFSIELNWLPSYGRGDTVNVLGWETGFLTKDGLLHLILPCVSLASIMLPLFIRLVRSEMLEALSSEYVKFATAKGLAMHKIYYQHALKNTMLPVLTVGGVQIGTMVAYTILTETVFQWPGTGFLFLEAINRVDTPLITAYVIFVGLIFVVTNTLVDLLYGVINPTVDITGKGA; this is encoded by the coding sequence ATGTTAACGTTTTTAGGCAAACGCTTGCTACAAGCATTGATCGTTATGTTTGTAATAAGTTTAGTCGCATTTGCTATCCAAGATAACCTTGGAGATCCCCTACGCGAAATGGTGGGTCAATCAGTATCAATGGCAGAGCGTCAAGCTTTACGTGATGAAATGGGCTTAAATGATCCCTATCTCACCAAATATTCACGTTTTATCGGCAATGCTATGCATGGCGATTTAGGCACATCTTATTTTTTCAAAAAACCTGTTGTCGATATTATTTTAGACAAATTACAAGCGACCCTTGAACTTGTTTTTGGCGCAGCCTTGATCATCTTATTTGTTGCCATCCCACTTGGGGTTTATTCCGCTATACATCCTAAAAATATAACCACCAAATTAATAATGACGTTTAGTAGTTTAGGTATTTCTGTTCCCGTCTTCTTAACGGCTATCATGTTAATGTATGTTTTTTCTATTGAACTTAATTGGCTCCCATCGTATGGACGTGGCGACACGGTTAATGTTTTAGGTTGGGAAACCGGATTTCTAACAAAAGATGGCTTACTGCATTTGATTTTACCTTGTGTTTCGCTTGCATCCATCATGCTACCTCTGTTTATTCGTTTAGTGCGATCCGAAATGCTCGAAGCGTTAAGCTCTGAATATGTAAAATTTGCAACGGCAAAAGGCCTTGCAATGCATAAGATTTATTACCAACATGCACTCAAAAACACCATGCTTCCCGTACTTACCGTTGGCGGTGTGCAAATCGGTACGATGGTCGCCTACACCATATTAACGGAAACTGTTTTTCAATGGCCCGGTACTGGATTTCTTTTCTTAGAAGCGATTAACCGCGTTGATACCCCCTTGATCACAGCTTATGTTATTTTTGTTGGCCTTATTTTCGTTGTCACCAATACGCTTGTCGATCTCTTATACGGTGTGATCAACCCAACCGTTGATATCACTGGAAAAGGAGCTTAA